A portion of the Acidobacteriaceae bacterium genome contains these proteins:
- a CDS encoding alkene reductase — protein sequence MPGLFDSLVVGEITLPNRVVMAPLTRLRGTKDHRPTPIMVEYYTQRAAAGLIVSEGIPIDPMGVGYPQVPGLWAEDQVELWKPVTDAVHKAGGRIFAQIWHVGRVSDPAYLNGQLPIGPSAVAQHGHVSLVRPQKQYETPRAVDISEIPGIVAAYKNGAANAKAAGFDGVELHGANGYLLDQFLESNSNHRTDKYGGSLENRARLMLEATDAVCDVFGPGRVGMHLSPRADGQCPGDANRAETFGYVAEELGKRKLAFIMAREYQGPDWLTPELKQKFGGVFIANEQFTLESAEAAIARGDADAVAWGKMWISNPDLVERFAKKAPLNALVMETLYSHTESGYTDYPALA from the coding sequence TTGCCGGGACTTTTTGATTCGCTTGTTGTGGGTGAGATTACGCTGCCGAACCGTGTGGTGATGGCTCCTTTGACGCGGTTGCGGGGAACGAAAGATCATCGGCCGACGCCGATCATGGTGGAGTACTACACGCAGCGGGCTGCTGCGGGGCTGATCGTGAGCGAAGGGATTCCGATCGATCCGATGGGCGTAGGGTACCCTCAGGTTCCAGGGCTTTGGGCGGAGGATCAGGTAGAGCTTTGGAAGCCTGTGACGGATGCGGTGCACAAGGCTGGCGGGCGCATCTTTGCGCAGATCTGGCATGTGGGACGAGTGAGCGATCCGGCGTATTTGAACGGTCAGTTGCCGATTGGGCCAAGCGCAGTGGCGCAGCATGGGCATGTCTCTCTGGTGCGTCCGCAGAAGCAGTATGAGACGCCGCGAGCGGTGGACATCTCGGAGATTCCGGGGATTGTAGCCGCGTATAAGAACGGTGCGGCGAATGCGAAGGCCGCGGGCTTTGACGGCGTGGAGTTGCATGGCGCGAACGGTTACCTGTTGGACCAGTTTCTGGAGTCGAACTCGAACCACCGCACGGACAAGTACGGCGGTTCGTTGGAGAACCGGGCGCGGTTAATGCTGGAAGCTACGGACGCGGTCTGCGATGTCTTCGGGCCGGGGCGTGTGGGGATGCATCTATCGCCGCGTGCGGACGGGCAGTGCCCGGGCGATGCGAACCGAGCGGAGACGTTTGGTTACGTGGCGGAAGAGCTGGGCAAGCGCAAGCTTGCGTTCATCATGGCGCGTGAGTATCAGGGGCCGGATTGGTTGACGCCGGAGCTGAAGCAGAAGTTCGGTGGCGTGTTTATCGCCAACGAGCAGTTCACGCTGGAGAGCGCCGAGGCGGCGATTGCTCGCGGCGATGCGGATGCTGTGGCGTGGGGCAAGATGTGGATCTCAAACCCGGATCTGGTGGAACGCTTTGCGAAGAAAGCTCCGCTGAATGCGCTGGTGATGGAGACGCTGTACTCGCATACGGAGTCCGGGTATACGGATTATCCAGCGCTTGCTTAG
- a CDS encoding LptA/OstA family protein: MRLSVDRLRWVLIAGAALLLAVVAGFVGYGRWKALKTFHELVKHSGVTITHETNGFTYSQTLKGRTIFTLHAAKALQRSDGKWTLRDAELTLFGKSGERTDHIYGAEFEYDPEAGIAKAMGQVHMDLEAPQGMNASTSQPLKIRGKEGRSPSALRGANENMHTIHVLTSGLVYLRKLGVAATQEDVAFSFAGMEAHARGAEFDEADSVVHLLANVRLDGDLRGQPVHLTATKADLDRGHQLATLQQPTLESDGKHLKSALAVIRMRKNGSVDTATATGDVVLTSGMQVLRGSELTLTMNEEAEPKLAVMTGGVTLVDISATRPMQGASQRAELAFNAAGQARELTATGAARLTAKESGLDRSIAGNRVVVELTAERSGSKQTQVSGVHAVGDAMAEAESLAAKTGVRRRSTLRADDLQAAFATGAKTLARQVVGTGHARLEQMASNGEVQNSSAESVTMLFTPNGQMSSAVETGHVLLRSQGVAKKGKATVSTASAEHAVYDALAQTLHLTGNANVAQNETQLTAREIVMRGQDDDAEATGDVLATISPEKAASGTTRESSHVTADHATMSRGGEFAVFTGSDAKPARLWQGGSQLQAAVLTMDGKEHMLMARPASKSGHVLAVFANTAVSSGAGKGKSAGGLQATRITSAALDYSDLRGEAVFTGGVRMLASGGDVRSDRATVFFSSREKGKASALAAADPAGRALDRAVMSSNVRLTQPGRTGTADQLLYTAATETFVLTGTAAKRPHVVDTQQGNVTGTTLLFSAADSTIVVAGEGKGRNRVRTEIGVQPEPGEGRQ, from the coding sequence ATGCGATTGTCAGTAGACAGACTTCGGTGGGTGTTGATCGCAGGCGCGGCCCTGTTGCTGGCGGTGGTGGCTGGCTTTGTGGGCTATGGGCGTTGGAAGGCGCTGAAGACGTTCCACGAACTGGTGAAGCATTCGGGCGTGACGATTACGCATGAGACGAATGGGTTCACGTATTCGCAGACGCTGAAGGGGCGAACGATTTTTACGCTCCACGCAGCGAAGGCTTTGCAGCGAAGCGATGGCAAATGGACGCTGCGGGATGCGGAGCTGACGCTGTTTGGCAAGAGTGGCGAGCGGACCGATCACATCTACGGCGCAGAGTTTGAGTACGACCCGGAGGCAGGCATTGCGAAGGCGATGGGGCAGGTCCACATGGACCTGGAAGCGCCGCAGGGGATGAATGCTTCTACGTCGCAGCCTCTGAAGATCAGGGGCAAAGAGGGCCGGTCGCCGAGCGCGTTGCGCGGCGCGAACGAGAACATGCATACGATCCATGTGTTGACGAGCGGGCTTGTGTATCTGCGCAAGCTGGGCGTGGCGGCAACGCAGGAGGATGTAGCGTTCAGCTTTGCAGGCATGGAAGCCCATGCTCGTGGAGCAGAGTTTGATGAGGCCGACAGCGTGGTGCATCTGCTGGCGAATGTGCGGCTGGATGGCGATTTGCGCGGACAGCCGGTCCACCTGACGGCGACGAAGGCGGACCTTGATCGCGGGCACCAACTGGCGACGTTGCAGCAGCCGACGCTGGAGTCAGACGGCAAGCATTTGAAGTCGGCGCTGGCTGTGATTCGGATGCGGAAGAACGGTTCGGTGGATACGGCGACCGCGACGGGCGATGTGGTGCTGACTTCGGGCATGCAGGTGCTGCGTGGTTCGGAGCTTACGCTGACGATGAATGAAGAGGCCGAACCGAAGCTGGCAGTGATGACCGGTGGGGTGACGCTGGTGGATATTTCGGCAACCAGACCGATGCAGGGAGCGTCGCAGCGCGCGGAGTTGGCGTTCAACGCTGCGGGGCAGGCGCGTGAGCTGACGGCGACGGGGGCTGCGAGGTTGACGGCGAAGGAGAGCGGGCTGGACCGTTCGATCGCAGGCAATCGCGTGGTGGTGGAGCTGACGGCAGAGCGGAGCGGATCGAAGCAGACGCAGGTGTCGGGTGTTCATGCTGTCGGCGACGCGATGGCAGAAGCCGAATCGTTGGCGGCGAAGACCGGAGTGCGGCGGCGGTCGACGCTGCGCGCGGACGATCTGCAGGCGGCGTTTGCAACGGGCGCAAAGACGTTAGCCAGGCAGGTCGTGGGCACGGGCCATGCGCGGCTGGAGCAGATGGCTTCGAACGGTGAGGTGCAGAACAGCTCGGCAGAGAGCGTGACAATGCTGTTTACGCCGAACGGGCAGATGTCGAGCGCGGTGGAGACGGGGCATGTGCTGTTGCGGTCCCAGGGCGTGGCGAAGAAGGGCAAGGCGACCGTGTCTACGGCGAGCGCCGAGCACGCGGTGTATGACGCGTTGGCGCAGACGCTGCATCTGACCGGCAACGCGAACGTGGCGCAGAACGAGACGCAGCTTACAGCGCGCGAGATTGTGATGCGTGGGCAGGACGATGACGCCGAGGCGACAGGCGATGTGCTGGCGACGATTTCTCCGGAGAAGGCGGCTTCGGGTACTACGCGCGAAAGTTCGCATGTGACGGCGGACCATGCCACGATGTCGCGAGGCGGCGAGTTTGCGGTGTTTACCGGAAGCGATGCGAAGCCTGCGCGGTTGTGGCAGGGCGGATCGCAGTTGCAGGCTGCCGTGCTGACGATGGATGGCAAGGAGCACATGCTGATGGCGCGTCCGGCGAGCAAGAGCGGGCATGTACTGGCGGTGTTTGCGAATACGGCTGTCTCGTCGGGTGCGGGCAAAGGCAAGTCTGCAGGTGGTCTGCAGGCGACGCGGATTACGAGCGCGGCGTTAGACTACTCGGATCTTCGGGGTGAGGCTGTTTTCACCGGCGGAGTGCGAATGCTGGCCAGTGGAGGCGATGTTCGTTCGGACCGCGCGACGGTGTTTTTCTCTTCACGGGAGAAGGGCAAGGCGAGCGCTCTGGCGGCTGCTGACCCGGCAGGCCGTGCGCTGGACCGTGCAGTGATGTCTAGCAATGTGCGGCTGACGCAGCCGGGGCGGACGGGAACGGCGGATCAGTTGCTCTATACGGCGGCCACAGAGACGTTTGTGCTGACGGGAACGGCGGCGAAACGACCGCATGTAGTGGACACGCAGCAGGGCAATGTGACTGGAACGACGCTGCTTTTCAGCGCGGCGGATAGTACCATCGTGGTGGCAGGCGAAGGCAAAGGGCGCAACCGTGTTCGCACGGAGATTGGCGTGCAGCCCGAGCCCGGCGAAGGACGGCAGTAA
- the lptB gene encoding LPS export ABC transporter ATP-binding protein gives MRTLRTEEIAKNYGGRQVVDGVSLEINQGEVVGLLGPNGAGKTTSFYMIVGLVRPDAGRILTDDVDITRTPMYLRAREHRISYLPQEPSVFRKLTVEENIMAVLETQHGTWEARRKRTEQLLSQLSLTHVRKTRGYALSGGERRRVEIGRCLAINPAFILLDEPFSGIDPIAVLELQQIIFELKAAGIGILITDHNVAETLAVVDRAYIISQGKIFRTGTPGELGRDAEVRRVYLGESFRLKERPRVSAGDE, from the coding sequence ATGAGAACGCTTCGTACGGAAGAGATCGCGAAGAACTACGGTGGGCGCCAGGTGGTCGATGGTGTTTCTCTCGAGATCAACCAGGGCGAAGTCGTGGGTCTGCTGGGGCCGAACGGTGCGGGCAAGACGACGAGTTTCTACATGATCGTAGGTCTGGTGCGACCGGATGCGGGGCGCATTCTGACCGATGATGTGGACATTACGCGGACGCCGATGTACCTGCGGGCGCGCGAGCATCGGATCTCCTATCTGCCACAGGAGCCTTCGGTCTTTCGCAAGCTGACGGTGGAAGAGAACATTATGGCCGTGCTGGAAACGCAGCATGGCACCTGGGAAGCGCGTCGCAAGCGGACGGAGCAGTTGCTCTCTCAGTTGAGTCTGACGCATGTACGCAAGACGCGCGGCTATGCGCTTTCGGGCGGTGAGCGACGACGTGTAGAGATCGGCCGCTGCCTGGCGATCAATCCGGCGTTCATCCTGTTGGACGAGCCGTTCTCGGGCATCGATCCGATTGCTGTGCTGGAGTTGCAGCAGATCATCTTCGAGCTAAAAGCTGCGGGGATCGGGATTCTGATTACGGACCACAATGTGGCGGAAACGTTGGCGGTGGTGGACCGCGCGTACATCATCAGCCAGGGAAAAATCTTCCGCACCGGAACTCCCGGCGAACTGGGGCGCGATGCCGAGGTGCGGCGCGTGTACCTGGGGGAAAGCTTCAGGCTGAAGGAACGGCCTCGTGTGTCGGCTGGCGACGAGTAG
- the rpoN gene encoding RNA polymerase factor sigma-54 codes for MLQTRLNTKLSQRQVLTPGLVQMVSVLALNKLELKDMINGELVENPVLEEIEEGGETFDERVAREGDRERSVADERADAERGQEKDPFDEIDFGSYFQDYLDPGFRTGGTSFDDFDPDRPSFEHFLSAPTTLSDHLMWQLGSLSLSEELRQAVEVVIGNLNEDGYLSATDEEIAASFAFELGSEDDLTTLIADARRVMRQLDPPGVGAHSLQECLLLQLESAEMVAAPERVALAKEIVEHHLLLLQRKDMRELIRLVKRPAELVTEAVDLIRKLDPRPGQRYNQVTTRLIEPDVAFVKRDDEWTVVMNEEDLPALRLSASYRRMMREKGTERDVREYVKERYKSAIQLLRNIEQRKNTIVRTCEAIVRRQQDFLEQGVEGLRPMMIKEVAEEIGVHPSTVSRAVANKYVHTTQGVYELRFFFSEGGNGSEGADLPLVLLKRRVKKLIEEEDPRKPWTDEYLAEELQRQGIKVTRRTVAKYREDMQIPSTHQRRMR; via the coding sequence TTGCTGCAGACGCGCCTAAACACCAAGCTTTCGCAACGCCAGGTGCTGACGCCGGGTCTGGTGCAGATGGTCAGTGTGCTTGCGCTCAATAAGCTTGAGCTGAAGGACATGATCAACGGCGAACTGGTGGAGAACCCCGTACTCGAGGAGATCGAGGAGGGCGGGGAGACTTTCGACGAGCGTGTGGCGCGCGAGGGAGACCGCGAGCGTTCGGTGGCCGATGAGCGCGCCGATGCAGAGCGCGGGCAGGAGAAAGATCCGTTCGACGAGATCGACTTCGGATCGTACTTTCAGGACTATCTTGACCCCGGTTTTCGTACAGGCGGAACGTCGTTTGATGACTTCGATCCTGATCGGCCGTCGTTTGAGCATTTTCTGTCTGCACCGACAACGCTGAGCGATCACCTGATGTGGCAGCTTGGATCGCTGTCGCTGAGTGAAGAGTTGCGGCAGGCGGTCGAGGTCGTGATCGGCAACCTGAATGAGGATGGATATCTTTCCGCTACGGATGAAGAGATCGCGGCCTCGTTTGCGTTTGAGCTTGGTTCTGAAGATGATCTGACGACGTTGATTGCGGACGCACGCAGAGTGATGCGGCAGCTTGATCCTCCGGGCGTCGGGGCGCACTCGCTGCAGGAGTGCCTGCTGTTGCAGTTGGAGAGCGCAGAGATGGTGGCGGCTCCCGAACGCGTGGCGCTGGCGAAGGAGATTGTCGAGCACCACCTGTTACTGCTGCAGCGTAAGGACATGCGCGAGCTCATACGGCTGGTGAAGAGGCCCGCGGAGTTGGTGACGGAGGCGGTCGATCTGATTCGAAAGCTCGACCCGCGACCAGGGCAGCGGTATAACCAGGTGACGACGCGTTTGATCGAGCCGGACGTGGCGTTTGTGAAGCGGGATGACGAGTGGACCGTCGTCATGAATGAAGAAGATTTGCCTGCTCTGCGGTTGAGTGCGAGCTATCGCCGCATGATGCGCGAGAAGGGCACGGAGCGCGATGTTCGCGAGTATGTGAAGGAGCGCTACAAGTCGGCGATCCAGTTACTGCGCAATATTGAGCAGCGAAAGAATACGATTGTGCGCACGTGCGAAGCGATTGTGCGCAGGCAACAGGATTTTCTCGAGCAAGGCGTGGAAGGCTTGCGCCCGATGATGATCAAGGAGGTGGCCGAAGAGATTGGCGTGCATCCGTCGACCGTAAGCCGTGCGGTAGCGAACAAGTATGTTCATACGACGCAGGGTGTGTACGAGTTGCGTTTCTTCTTTTCGGAGGGAGGCAACGGGAGCGAGGGAGCTGATCTTCCGCTGGTGTTGTTGAAGCGAAGGGTTAAGAAGCTGATCGAAGAAGAGGATCCACGAAAGCCGTGGACAGACGAATATTTAGCCGAAGAGTTACAGCGTCAAGGCATTAAGGTAACGCGACGCACGGTGGCGAAGTATCGCGAGGATATGCAAATTCCAAGCACCCACCAACGCCGTATGAGATGA
- the raiA gene encoding ribosome-associated translation inhibitor RaiA encodes MQMIIEYTGRHTTITSKQKEQAEAGLERISKVANRCTHAHVMLSEDKYRKMAEITMQCSCGSLVARCESKDFEQALHDALMKLETQAVRNKEKSATVRDHGLKAGLAAPDVAAA; translated from the coding sequence ATGCAGATGATCATTGAATACACCGGCCGGCATACGACCATAACCAGCAAGCAGAAGGAACAGGCTGAAGCAGGCCTGGAACGCATTAGCAAAGTTGCAAATCGCTGCACACATGCGCACGTCATGTTGAGTGAAGACAAGTACCGCAAGATGGCGGAAATTACGATGCAGTGTAGTTGCGGAAGCCTGGTGGCACGCTGCGAATCGAAGGACTTCGAGCAGGCGTTGCACGACGCGCTGATGAAGCTCGAAACGCAGGCGGTGCGCAATAAGGAAAAATCTGCGACCGTTCGTGATCACGGATTAAAAGCAGGCCTGGCGGCCCCGGATGTGGCTGCAGCCTAG
- the rapZ gene encoding RNase adapter RapZ codes for MAKAEKLAKTSEAKVRKAASTKVPAPQHKEQPRHREHERELVILTGMSGAGKASALKALEDLGYYSVDNLPLELIPRFAELVAKSADITHAALVIDVREGAKLDRFPSILKQVRKVLAVRVLFLEAEDNSLVRRYSETRRPHPLGRGDTVVSQIKAERKRLDPVRNVADILLDTTKFNVHELRAHINTQFAGGKDAEDDRNLTISVMSFGFKNGVPSDADLVFDVRFLPNPHFVPEFRKLTGKHPKVAKYVRGFPQTQEFLDKATDMLTFLLPHYIKEGKSYLTIGIGCTGGQHRSVMITEELKKRLGAAGYRAKASHRDMPR; via the coding sequence ATGGCGAAGGCAGAGAAGCTCGCAAAGACGTCTGAAGCGAAGGTCCGCAAGGCTGCAAGCACGAAGGTGCCTGCGCCGCAGCATAAAGAGCAGCCGCGGCATCGAGAGCATGAGCGCGAACTTGTGATCCTGACAGGAATGTCGGGGGCGGGGAAGGCATCTGCTCTGAAGGCGCTGGAGGACCTGGGGTATTACTCGGTCGACAACCTGCCGCTGGAGCTGATCCCGCGTTTTGCGGAACTGGTGGCAAAGTCCGCGGACATTACTCATGCGGCGCTGGTGATCGATGTGCGCGAAGGCGCAAAGCTGGATCGTTTTCCGTCGATTCTGAAGCAGGTTCGCAAGGTGCTTGCGGTGCGGGTGCTGTTCCTGGAGGCTGAGGACAACTCGCTGGTGCGGCGCTATTCGGAGACGCGCAGACCGCATCCGCTGGGCCGTGGCGATACGGTGGTTTCGCAGATCAAGGCGGAGCGCAAGCGACTCGATCCCGTGCGCAATGTAGCCGACATTCTGCTGGATACAACGAAGTTCAACGTGCATGAGTTGCGCGCGCACATCAACACGCAGTTTGCGGGAGGCAAGGACGCTGAGGACGATCGCAACCTGACGATTTCGGTCATGAGCTTCGGGTTCAAGAACGGTGTGCCCAGCGATGCGGACCTGGTTTTCGATGTACGCTTTCTGCCGAACCCGCACTTTGTACCGGAGTTTCGCAAGCTGACGGGCAAGCACCCGAAGGTCGCGAAGTATGTGCGTGGCTTCCCACAGACTCAGGAGTTTCTGGACAAGGCCACCGACATGCTGACGTTTCTTTTGCCGCACTACATCAAGGAAGGCAAGAGCTATCTGACGATCGGCATCGGGTGCACGGGAGGGCAGCATCGGTCGGTGATGATTACCGAAGAGCTGAAGAAGCGGCTGGGGGCGGCGGGGTATCGCGCGAAGGCTTCGCATCGGGACATGCCGCGCTAA
- a CDS encoding ABC transporter ATP-binding protein produces MKRILRLLAYMRPYSLYLSVSVGLMAVVGALAAFRILLIKPIVDNVLSAASSSKVLVFTIPRTTHVVNLQHFVPSYFHNAWTVVAIALVGSAIIKSACDYLGTLLANKAGFGMITDLRNDLYDSVLRRSTAFFQRHTTGTLISTLINDVERVQSAMSTVMSDFLQQLFTLIFMIGTVVLVGGKMAWILLLFVPVIVSSARRIGRSVRRTTRRGQDKLAEIQNIMQETITGNGIVKAFGMELWEMARFRAAADRLLNANMRAIAVQSISSPLMDALGAVAIALLLLFGRDRIVHGNWTTGIFITFLASVIVLYDPVRKMPVYYNAFQQAVGASDEIFRFIDAQDEVVERKKAKKLDGFHDSVLFDHVSFGYTGDGGDTKEVLHDVSLTVRRGEVIALVGPSGAGKSTLVNLLPRFFDVTAGKILIDGHDVRDTTLVSLRKQIGKVTQETVLFNDSVRNNIAYGQPDVPMERIEAAAKAALAHDFILRLSEGYDTVIGERGARLSGGERQRLAIARALLKNAPILILDEATSALDTESEAAVQAALANLMQGRTVLVIAHRLSTVRRADRIAVMEQGRITELGNHEELIERGGTYNRLYQLQFGDEPQTGLEGVA; encoded by the coding sequence ATGAAGCGGATACTGCGGTTGTTGGCCTATATGAGGCCGTATTCGCTCTACTTGTCCGTGTCGGTGGGGTTGATGGCGGTGGTGGGAGCGCTGGCGGCGTTCCGCATTTTGCTGATCAAGCCAATTGTGGACAACGTGCTGAGCGCAGCGTCGTCCTCAAAGGTGCTGGTGTTTACGATCCCGCGCACGACGCATGTGGTGAACCTGCAGCACTTTGTGCCGTCGTACTTCCACAACGCATGGACCGTGGTGGCGATTGCTCTGGTGGGTTCGGCGATCATCAAGTCCGCGTGCGATTACCTGGGAACGTTGCTGGCGAACAAGGCCGGGTTCGGGATGATTACAGACCTCCGCAATGACCTGTATGACTCGGTGCTGCGACGCTCGACGGCGTTCTTTCAGCGGCACACGACGGGCACGCTGATCTCCACGCTGATCAATGATGTGGAGCGCGTGCAGTCGGCGATGTCGACGGTGATGAGCGACTTTTTGCAGCAGTTGTTCACGCTGATCTTCATGATCGGAACGGTGGTTCTGGTTGGCGGCAAGATGGCGTGGATTCTGCTGCTGTTTGTGCCGGTGATCGTCTCGTCTGCGCGGCGGATTGGCCGCAGCGTGCGGCGCACGACGCGACGTGGGCAGGATAAGCTGGCAGAGATTCAGAACATCATGCAGGAGACGATCACAGGCAACGGCATCGTGAAGGCGTTTGGCATGGAGTTGTGGGAGATGGCGCGTTTTCGTGCGGCGGCGGATCGTCTGCTGAACGCGAACATGCGCGCGATCGCGGTGCAGTCGATCTCTTCGCCGCTGATGGATGCTTTGGGTGCGGTGGCGATTGCGCTGCTGTTGCTCTTTGGCCGCGACCGCATTGTGCACGGAAACTGGACGACGGGTATCTTCATCACGTTTCTGGCCTCGGTGATTGTGCTCTATGACCCGGTGCGCAAGATGCCGGTGTACTACAACGCGTTTCAGCAGGCGGTGGGCGCAAGCGACGAGATCTTCCGTTTTATCGATGCGCAGGATGAAGTGGTGGAGCGCAAGAAGGCGAAAAAGCTGGATGGTTTCCACGATAGCGTTCTCTTCGATCACGTGAGCTTTGGGTATACCGGTGACGGCGGCGACACGAAAGAAGTGCTGCATGATGTTTCGCTGACGGTGAGGCGTGGCGAGGTGATTGCCTTGGTCGGGCCGAGCGGAGCGGGCAAGTCGACGCTGGTGAACCTGCTGCCGCGCTTCTTCGATGTAACCGCGGGAAAGATCCTGATCGATGGCCATGATGTGCGCGATACGACGCTGGTGTCGCTGCGCAAACAGATTGGCAAGGTGACGCAGGAGACCGTGCTCTTCAACGATTCGGTGCGCAACAACATCGCGTACGGACAGCCGGATGTGCCGATGGAGCGCATTGAGGCTGCGGCGAAAGCGGCGTTAGCTCATGACTTTATCCTGCGGCTGTCGGAGGGCTACGACACGGTGATCGGCGAACGTGGAGCTCGGCTGTCAGGTGGGGAACGGCAGCGGCTGGCAATCGCTCGCGCGTTGCTGAAGAATGCGCCGATTCTGATTCTGGACGAAGCCACTTCAGCTCTGGACACGGAGAGCGAAGCCGCGGTGCAGGCGGCGCTGGCGAACCTGATGCAGGGGCGCACCGTGCTGGTGATTGCTCATCGGCTTTCGACCGTGCGGCGCGCGGACAGAATCGCCGTGATGGAGCAGGGGCGGATTACCGAGTTGGGCAATCACGAAGAACTGATTGAACGCGGCGGAACGTATAACCGGCTGTATCAGTTGCAGTTCGGCGACGAACCGCAGACGGGGCTGGAAGGCGTCGCCTAG
- the gmk gene encoding guanylate kinase, with protein MAGILFIISAPSGSGKSTLVNETRRLVQGLEFSVSYTTREPRGSEQDGVEYHFITKEKFKAMIEADEFLEHAVVFGDNYYGTAFAALEQARENGHDLLLDIDVQGALQVMKRVPEAVSLFILPPSPKVLEMRLRHRSQAEGVTDEEVITKRLKQARQELETIESYKYALVNDVLEEAVSEMRAMVLRERGDRTETVRAEAERCLTAKHSARLDSALKSFDVGLSKV; from the coding sequence ATGGCGGGCATTCTATTCATCATCTCGGCGCCAAGCGGATCGGGCAAGTCAACGCTCGTGAACGAAACGCGTCGTCTTGTGCAGGGGCTTGAGTTTTCGGTTTCGTATACGACGCGTGAACCGCGCGGCTCTGAGCAGGATGGAGTGGAGTACCACTTTATTACCAAGGAAAAGTTTAAGGCGATGATCGAGGCCGATGAGTTCCTCGAACACGCCGTAGTCTTCGGCGACAACTACTACGGTACGGCGTTTGCAGCGCTGGAACAGGCGCGCGAGAACGGGCACGACCTGCTGCTCGATATCGACGTGCAGGGTGCGCTGCAGGTGATGAAGCGGGTGCCGGAGGCGGTATCGCTCTTCATTCTGCCGCCTAGCCCGAAGGTGCTGGAGATGCGTCTGCGGCATCGTTCACAGGCCGAAGGTGTGACCGACGAAGAGGTCATTACGAAGCGTCTCAAGCAGGCCCGCCAGGAGCTGGAGACGATTGAAAGCTACAAGTACGCGCTGGTGAACGATGTGCTGGAAGAGGCCGTAAGCGAGATGCGCGCGATGGTGTTGCGCGAGCGCGGCGACCGCACAGAGACGGTTCGTGCGGAGGCTGAGCGATGCCTGACGGCAAAGCACTCTGCGCGGCTGGACAGCGCGTTGAAGAGTTTCGATGTAGGTTTGTCGAAAGTGTAA
- the rpoZ gene encoding DNA-directed RNA polymerase subunit omega, with amino-acid sequence MIPGDLLQNKYSLVRGAARRARQLQSGAPPLGVSKSLKACRVAQDEIRHGKVTFSVMPKKDASSPAL; translated from the coding sequence ATGATTCCTGGTGATCTTTTGCAAAACAAGTACAGCCTTGTGCGCGGTGCGGCTCGTCGCGCCCGTCAACTGCAGTCGGGTGCGCCGCCTTTGGGCGTTTCGAAGTCTTTGAAGGCCTGCCGTGTGGCGCAGGATGAGATTCGGCATGGCAAGGTGACGTTTTCGGTCATGCCGAAGAAAGACGCCTCGTCGCCTGCGCTGTAA
- a CDS encoding uracil-DNA glycosylase, with protein sequence MEASPNQRLRAYVDYLRDMGVYDLYAREASGTVLSAEARAQLLEAAAKVSLPAPAAAGQAPRAASATPSSRVSSPVARPQPPNAAAPRAAMPSVRPVPQAANEPVFFGDDAPPPLPENLAAPMPRPKSFEELAPLPTKRVTPAEKPVALQALRAEIGDCTRCPLAYAGRHNIVLADGDPNASLMFIGEGPGADEDATGLPFVGKAGQLLNNMITAMGVKREEVYIANIVKCRPPENRAPEYAEATTCSPFLLKQIDIVQPKVIVALGKTAANYLRGNLDSLTSQRGQWFNLRGSKLVVTFHPAYLLRDPRQKAEAWKDLQMVMAELGLKAPAKKA encoded by the coding sequence ATGGAAGCGTCCCCCAATCAACGGCTGCGCGCCTATGTCGATTACCTGCGCGACATGGGCGTGTACGACCTCTACGCTCGCGAAGCGTCGGGTACGGTGTTGAGCGCAGAAGCTCGTGCGCAGTTGCTGGAAGCGGCTGCGAAGGTGAGTTTGCCTGCGCCAGCCGCTGCCGGACAGGCACCGCGCGCGGCGAGTGCTACGCCCTCGTCGAGAGTTTCCTCGCCTGTTGCACGTCCGCAGCCGCCCAATGCTGCTGCGCCGCGTGCTGCTATGCCTTCGGTACGTCCTGTGCCGCAGGCTGCAAACGAGCCGGTGTTCTTTGGTGACGATGCTCCGCCACCGCTCCCTGAGAATCTTGCTGCCCCTATGCCCAGACCGAAAAGTTTTGAAGAGTTGGCCCCGCTGCCGACGAAACGAGTTACGCCTGCAGAGAAGCCTGTTGCTTTGCAGGCACTACGTGCGGAAATTGGTGACTGTACGCGTTGCCCGCTGGCCTATGCCGGACGCCACAACATTGTTCTTGCCGACGGTGATCCAAACGCCTCGCTGATGTTTATCGGCGAAGGCCCCGGGGCCGACGAGGATGCGACTGGCCTGCCATTTGTGGGGAAGGCAGGGCAGTTGTTGAACAACATGATCACGGCGATGGGTGTGAAGCGCGAAGAGGTCTATATCGCGAACATCGTAAAGTGTCGTCCGCCGGAGAACCGTGCGCCGGAGTACGCGGAGGCAACGACGTGTTCGCCGTTCCTGCTCAAGCAGATCGATATTGTTCAGCCCAAGGTGATTGTGGCGCTGGGCAAGACGGCTGCGAATTACCTGCGCGGCAACCTGGATTCGCTGACCTCGCAGCGTGGGCAATGGTTCAACCTGCGCGGCTCAAAGCTGGTGGTGACCTTCCATCCGGCGTATCTGCTGCGCGACCCGCGGCAGAAGGCTGAGGCGTGGAAAGACCTGCAGATGGTGATGGCGGAGCTTGGGCTGAAGGCTCCGGCGAAGAAGGCCTAG